A window of Rhododendron vialii isolate Sample 1 chromosome 13a, ASM3025357v1 contains these coding sequences:
- the LOC131313807 gene encoding uncharacterized protein LOC131313807, which yields MAKIQETNGVECLISLCRVICGRVIIWPANLGHCSVLFGCCMCSFLHLDQFSNTNSRCSLPCGMVVLVPFRRWVHVKHRNPQTLHGGFYCLLPIRGQRVIAVVGRYRHGGQLEYKAYNVDRCWYIKRISQLLVFAPTMLLPQSLWSSFEGIARSTWILLRHGSKAWPIQVVDTVMRNGWREFRTTHGIASNYKLILMCERKSVFNVIILDENDIEVSYNWTMLVNEHWREFHSVQGNLITACSPSTILRNLPLIKSGYCCIPEVN from the exons ATGGcaaaaattcaagaaacaaATGGC GTTGAGTGTTTGATTTCCCTGTGTAGAGTTATTTGTGGTAGAGTTATTATTTGGCCA GCCAATTTAGGTCATTGCTCTGTTCTTTTTGGTTGCTGCATGTGTTCTTTTCTGCATTTGGACCAATTTAGCAACACAAATTCTCGTTGCTCGTTGCCCT GTGGGATGGTTGTTCTTGTTCCATTTCGCCGTTGGGTGCATGTAAAGCATCGGAATCCTCAAACTCTACATGGAGGGTTTTACTGTCTTCTACCTATTCGCGGCCAAAGGGTGATTGCTGTTGTTGGAAGGTATCGACATGGTGGACAGCTGGAGTATAAAGCTTATA atGTTGACCGATGCTGGTATATTAAGCGTATCTCACAACTCCTTGTGTTTGCTCCTACCATG CTGCTACCCCAAAGTTTATGGAGTTCTTTCGAAGGGATTGCTAGAAGCACTTGGATTTTGTTAAGACATGGGTCTAAGGCTTGGCCTATTCAAGTTGTGGATACTGTGATGCGGAATGGTTGGCGTGAGTTTCGTACAACCCATGGCATCGCATCTAACTATAAGCTTATTTTAATGTGTGAACGGAAGTCGGTTTTCAATGTGATAATCCTTGATGAAAATGATATTGAAGTGTCATATAACTGGACAATGTTAGTAAATGAACATTGGCGTGAATTCCACTCTGTTCAAG GTAATCTCATAACTGCTTGTTCACCGTCAACAATCCTACGTAATTTACCGCTCATAAAGTCAGGTTATTGCTGCATCCCAGAAGTGAATTAG